In one Echinicola marina genomic region, the following are encoded:
- a CDS encoding Gfo/Idh/MocA family protein yields the protein MSSRRRFLQNTLLASAGMAAMPRMLSAKEFGQFTRSVGANDQINVGLIGAKGMGWSNMNSFLKMPQVNCVAIADVDQRVLDQRAEDVVKMRGKKPKLYKDYRKLLEDKDVDMVINGTPDHWHCLVLTDSLAAGKHAYTEKPLANSIEECNIMVKAQERYGKLVQVGQWQRSGNQYDDAIKFVQSGELGNIRLVKAWAYQGWMKPVPVKPDSTAPAGVDYDMWLGPAPKRPFNENRFHFNFRWFWDYAGGLMTDWGVHEIDIALFAMGVSAPKSIMASGGKFAYPDDASETPDTLQTVYEFDGFNMLWEHATGIDGGNYGYTEGIAFIGNNATLVVNRGGWEIISEKKDGKPLIEDMARVKPEGNALDKHTQNFIHAIKANDESMLHCGIKTGSVAAINAHMGNIAYKTGQKVYWDAEKGLFTDPEANKLVSAHYHNGWKLPKV from the coding sequence ATGTCATCAAGAAGAAGATTTCTACAAAATACACTTTTGGCCTCAGCTGGAATGGCAGCTATGCCAAGGATGTTAAGTGCTAAAGAATTTGGGCAGTTTACCAGAAGTGTAGGTGCCAATGACCAGATCAATGTCGGATTAATAGGTGCCAAAGGAATGGGCTGGTCCAATATGAATTCCTTTCTGAAAATGCCTCAAGTGAATTGTGTGGCCATTGCAGATGTTGACCAAAGGGTACTTGATCAGCGTGCCGAGGATGTGGTCAAGATGAGAGGGAAAAAACCAAAGTTATATAAAGACTATCGTAAGTTGTTGGAGGACAAAGATGTGGATATGGTGATCAATGGTACTCCGGACCATTGGCATTGCTTGGTTCTAACCGATAGCCTTGCTGCAGGCAAGCATGCGTATACAGAAAAGCCTTTGGCCAATTCCATTGAGGAATGTAATATCATGGTAAAAGCCCAAGAAAGGTACGGGAAATTGGTACAAGTGGGGCAGTGGCAGCGAAGTGGCAATCAGTATGATGATGCCATCAAGTTTGTTCAATCAGGTGAGTTGGGCAATATTAGATTGGTAAAAGCCTGGGCTTATCAAGGGTGGATGAAGCCAGTACCTGTAAAGCCTGACAGTACCGCACCTGCAGGAGTGGATTATGATATGTGGTTGGGGCCTGCTCCCAAGCGTCCATTTAATGAAAACCGTTTTCACTTTAACTTTAGATGGTTCTGGGATTATGCAGGAGGTTTGATGACAGACTGGGGGGTTCATGAAATTGATATCGCATTATTTGCGATGGGTGTAAGTGCGCCAAAATCTATCATGGCATCCGGTGGTAAATTTGCCTATCCTGATGACGCTTCAGAAACTCCTGATACCCTTCAGACTGTCTATGAATTCGATGGATTCAACATGCTATGGGAGCATGCTACAGGTATAGACGGAGGGAATTACGGTTATACTGAAGGGATTGCTTTTATTGGGAACAATGCCACCTTGGTAGTCAACCGTGGAGGATGGGAGATAATTTCTGAAAAGAAAGATGGAAAACCGCTGATTGAAGACATGGCCAGAGTGAAACCTGAAGGCAATGCTCTCGATAAGCATACCCAGAATTTTATCCATGCGATTAAGGCGAATGATGAATCCATGCTTCACTGCGGTATCAAAACGGGTAGTGTAGCTGCCATCAACGCCCATATGGGAAATATTGCCTATAAGACTGGTCAAAAGGTATATTGGGATGCTGAAAAGGGCTTGTTTACAGACCCTGAAGCCAATAAATTGGTGTCTGCCCATTACCATAACGGTTGGAAATTGCCAAAGGTATAA
- a CDS encoding 3-keto-disaccharide hydrolase, producing MNFKKVLLPVIAGGFLAVPAMSQGAKNINLPPEATEVWEPEPRKVSPGAENHLPPSDAIVLFDGNNLDAWKSLRTGGEAQWTVHDGIFTVKPGTGEIATKESFGDVQVHIEWKAPDVVKGDGQGRGNSGLFFMDRYEVQILDSYDNRTYSNGQAASLYKEGIPLVNATRSPKEWNTYDVFFTAPRFNKDGILISPAYVTVIHNGILVQNHYEVKGTTSYIGVHKYEPHEAELPIKLQDHGNPVNFRNIWVRRL from the coding sequence ATGAATTTTAAAAAAGTATTATTGCCTGTAATAGCAGGCGGTTTTTTGGCTGTTCCCGCCATGTCCCAAGGAGCAAAGAACATAAACTTGCCACCAGAGGCTACAGAAGTTTGGGAACCTGAACCAAGAAAAGTAAGCCCCGGCGCAGAGAACCACTTGCCGCCATCAGATGCCATTGTATTATTCGATGGTAACAATCTTGATGCCTGGAAAAGTTTAAGGACCGGTGGAGAGGCGCAATGGACGGTACATGATGGGATTTTTACGGTGAAGCCGGGTACAGGAGAAATTGCTACCAAAGAATCCTTTGGTGATGTACAGGTACATATAGAATGGAAAGCGCCTGATGTGGTGAAAGGTGATGGACAAGGCAGAGGAAATAGTGGGCTTTTCTTTATGGACAGGTATGAAGTTCAGATTCTGGACTCTTATGATAATAGGACCTATTCTAATGGTCAAGCAGCATCCTTGTACAAGGAAGGGATTCCATTGGTAAATGCTACACGTTCTCCAAAAGAGTGGAATACCTATGATGTGTTTTTTACCGCCCCTAGGTTCAATAAAGATGGTATCTTAATATCGCCAGCCTATGTAACGGTGATCCATAATGGTATTTTGGTCCAAAACCATTATGAAGTAAAAGGAACCACTTCCTATATTGGGGTGCATAAATATGAGCCGCACGAGGCGGAATTGCCTATCAAGCTTCAAGATCATGGAAACCCAGTAAACTTCAGAAATATCTGGGTAAGGAGATTGTAA